Proteins encoded within one genomic window of Nostoc sp. 'Lobaria pulmonaria (5183) cyanobiont':
- a CDS encoding cytochrome P450 — MQDVISTSGTNKNGFTGTALFNPFLPEFRSDPYPFYHRLRSKDPIHWSYLGFWVITRYADNLTLLRDSRFSSDLRNWSGYEQRYIRREHVEFSPLAQLVSKWITNQDPPYHTRLRGLVSKAFNPRSIEAMRPHIQDIVNQLLDRVQDAGVMDVIADLAYPLPITVIAQMLGVPVEDRDRLKQWSFDISRTLDPVMTLDLFKQVNSSIMTFIEYLRHLITERRNHPQQDLLSAMIVAREQSDMLSEDELIATCIFLFAAGHETTSNLIGNGLLALLRHPDELDKLKQNPTLIQSAIEELLRYESPVQLWWRTALEDIEFGNSIIRKGQMVIVHLGAANRDPDQFPDPDRLDITRRENRHIAFSNGIHTCLGAALARLEAEIVFNTLLERMPNLKLQSNAVEWHETMSLRSLKALPIAFN; from the coding sequence ATGCAAGACGTTATCAGCACGAGTGGTACTAACAAAAATGGTTTCACAGGAACAGCCCTGTTTAATCCCTTTCTGCCCGAATTTCGCTCTGATCCTTATCCATTTTACCACCGACTCCGTTCCAAAGATCCAATACACTGGAGCTATTTAGGCTTTTGGGTGATTACTCGCTACGCTGACAACCTCACTCTTCTTCGTGATTCTCGTTTCAGCTCCGATCTTCGTAATTGGAGTGGCTATGAGCAACGATATATCCGGCGGGAGCATGTAGAATTCAGCCCTCTGGCACAACTAGTCAGTAAATGGATAACTAACCAAGATCCGCCTTATCACACCCGGTTGCGGGGGCTAGTGAGCAAGGCATTCAACCCTCGGAGTATCGAGGCGATGCGTCCGCATATCCAAGACATTGTGAATCAACTGCTGGATCGAGTACAGGATGCTGGAGTCATGGATGTGATTGCTGACCTTGCCTACCCACTACCCATTACTGTCATCGCCCAGATGCTAGGAGTGCCTGTTGAGGATCGCGATCGGCTCAAGCAGTGGTCGTTCGATATCTCGCGTACCCTCGATCCCGTGATGACACTGGATCTTTTCAAGCAAGTCAATAGCAGTATTATGACGTTCATTGAGTACTTGCGTCATTTGATTACAGAACGAAGGAATCATCCCCAGCAAGACCTTCTCAGCGCCATGATTGTCGCTAGAGAACAAAGTGATATGCTCAGTGAAGACGAATTGATAGCGACTTGCATTTTTTTGTTTGCCGCAGGTCACGAGACCACATCGAATCTAATTGGTAATGGTTTGTTGGCTCTGCTACGTCATCCCGACGAGCTTGACAAACTCAAACAGAATCCGACGCTGATTCAGAGCGCCATTGAAGAACTACTACGCTACGAAAGCCCAGTCCAATTATGGTGGCGGACAGCGCTGGAAGATATTGAGTTTGGTAACAGCATAATCCGTAAAGGTCAGATGGTAATAGTTCACTTGGGGGCAGCTAATAGAGATCCAGATCAGTTCCCCGACCCCGACCGGCTCGACATTACCAGACGCGAGAATCGGCACATCGCTTTTAGCAATGGCATTCACACTTGCTTAGGTGCTGCACTAGCCCGGCTTGAGGCGGAGATTGTCTTTAACACTCTCCTGGAACGGATGCCCAATTTGAAGCTCCAAAGTAACGCAGTAGAGTGGCACGAGACCATGAGCTTGCGCTCCTTGAAGGCTCTGCCCATAGCCTTCAATTAA
- a CDS encoding AMP-binding protein — MKTSFDIPLIETEAPVEHSTLIEILSWRAIYQGDQKAYTFLVDGETQEVHLTYRQLEQQAKAIASTLQSLGDVGSRVLLLYPPGLEFIVGFFGCLYAGFVAVPAYPPRANQSMLRLQAIIADAQASIVLTTTSVLTNVEHQVAQNPVLQKLHWLATDTITSERASDWQKLSVSKNTLAFLQYTSGSTGTPKGVIVSHGNLLHNERMVKMAFGHTKKTIFVGWLPLFHDMGLIGNVLQPLYLGIPCILMSPIAFLQKPFRWLQAISSYKATTSGGPNFAYDMCVRKITPEQCESLDLSKWEVAFNGAETIRAQTLKEFATTFKPYGFREEAFYPCYGMAEATLFVSGQLKTHSPVLQHLESTALEQNQVVVKAAEQENTTTIVGCGQTWLDQKIAIADPELLTRCSLQQVGEIWVSGSSLAQGYWNRPEDTERTFHAYLADTGEGPFLRTGDLGFLHNGELFITGRIKDLIIIRGRNHYPQDIEITVEQSNPLLRPGACAAFSVDVFGEERLVVAVEVDRSYITQRRKQKKSNPENQGQIGVEPNVNPKSHQPMVKETPIEAIRQAVAEYHELQIYAVLLLKPGSILKTSSGKIQRHACRNAFLAGSLDVVEDWIENPPPQVKLQHLLAQVESLEQQIKASKELLPNLCIDNTNELVNSQKQLHTEEFIQAWLVSQLAKYLKVEPGDIDVGQPFARYGMDSAIAISLTNDLAALLGLKLEATLLWDYPSIEALTKYLAKECRLSDSESKIIEKKV, encoded by the coding sequence ATGAAGACAAGTTTCGATATCCCACTGATTGAGACAGAAGCACCTGTGGAGCATTCCACCTTAATCGAAATTCTGAGCTGGAGAGCAATTTACCAGGGAGATCAGAAAGCTTATACATTCTTGGTCGATGGTGAGACACAAGAGGTTCATCTGACTTACAGACAGCTAGAGCAGCAAGCTAAGGCGATCGCTTCAACACTACAGTCTTTAGGAGACGTTGGCTCTCGTGTCTTATTACTATATCCACCTGGCCTGGAATTCATCGTTGGTTTTTTTGGGTGTTTGTATGCTGGCTTTGTGGCTGTTCCTGCTTATCCACCCCGAGCTAATCAGTCAATGTTAAGGCTACAGGCGATTATAGCTGATGCTCAAGCAAGCATTGTACTCACTACTACATCTGTACTAACTAACGTGGAGCACCAGGTTGCTCAAAATCCGGTATTGCAAAAGTTGCATTGGCTAGCTACAGATACAATTACTAGTGAGCGAGCATCGGATTGGCAAAAATTATCAGTTAGCAAAAACACATTAGCTTTTCTACAATACACTTCTGGTTCTACAGGTACACCGAAGGGCGTAATAGTAAGTCATGGCAATTTGCTACACAATGAGCGAATGGTCAAGATGGCATTTGGACATACAAAGAAAACTATTTTTGTGGGTTGGTTACCCTTATTTCATGACATGGGATTAATTGGAAATGTATTGCAACCCCTATATTTGGGTATACCTTGCATTCTCATGTCCCCAATTGCTTTTCTTCAGAAGCCTTTTCGCTGGCTACAGGCTATTTCCTCCTATAAAGCGACTACTAGTGGTGGCCCTAATTTTGCTTATGATATGTGCGTTCGCAAGATTACGCCAGAGCAATGTGAGAGTCTTGACCTCAGTAAATGGGAAGTAGCTTTTAACGGGGCTGAAACTATTCGTGCTCAGACACTAAAGGAGTTTGCAACTACTTTTAAGCCTTATGGCTTTCGAGAAGAGGCATTTTATCCCTGCTATGGCATGGCTGAGGCAACTTTATTTGTTTCTGGACAGTTAAAAACACATTCTCCGGTACTTCAACATCTTGAAAGCACAGCACTTGAGCAAAATCAGGTGGTTGTAAAAGCTGCTGAACAAGAAAACACCACAACAATTGTCGGCTGTGGTCAAACATGGTTAGATCAAAAAATTGCGATCGCTGACCCAGAATTGTTAACCCGATGTTCACTTCAACAGGTTGGAGAAATCTGGGTTTCCGGTTCAAGTCTGGCTCAAGGTTATTGGAATCGACCAGAAGATACAGAACGTACTTTCCATGCATATCTAGCAGATACTGGTGAAGGTCCGTTTCTGCGTACTGGCGACTTAGGATTTTTACATAATGGTGAGTTATTTATCACCGGTCGGATTAAGGATCTGATCATCATTCGAGGTCGTAACCATTATCCTCAAGATATTGAAATCACAGTAGAACAGAGCAATCCCTTGTTAAGACCTGGTGCTTGTGCTGCGTTTTCTGTAGATGTTTTTGGTGAAGAGCGTTTAGTTGTTGCTGTTGAAGTTGACCGTAGTTACATAACACAACGCCGTAAGCAAAAAAAGAGTAACCCAGAAAATCAAGGTCAAATAGGAGTTGAACCAAACGTTAATCCTAAAAGCCATCAGCCTATGGTTAAAGAAACGCCAATTGAGGCAATTCGCCAAGCTGTGGCTGAATATCATGAACTACAAATTTATGCCGTTTTACTATTAAAGCCTGGTAGCATTCTGAAAACTTCTAGCGGAAAAATTCAGCGTCATGCGTGCCGAAATGCTTTTCTGGCTGGAAGCTTGGATGTGGTAGAGGATTGGATTGAAAATCCTCCACCTCAAGTAAAATTACAACATTTGCTGGCACAAGTAGAATCTTTGGAACAACAAATTAAAGCTTCCAAAGAGCTACTTCCCAATTTGTGTATTGACAACACCAACGAACTAGTAAATTCACAAAAACAGCTTCACACTGAAGAGTTTATTCAAGCCTGGTTAGTTTCCCAATTAGCGAAGTATCTGAAAGTCGAGCCTGGTGACATAGATGTTGGGCAGCCTTTCGCTCGCTATGGTATGGATTCAGCGATCGCAATCAGCCTCACAAATGACTTAGCAGCTTTACTTGGACTTAAGCTGGAAGCCACCTTGTTATGGGATTATCCCAGCATTGAGGCTCTTACCAAGTACTTAGCTAAGGAATGCCGTCTCTCGGACTCAGAATCCAAAATCATTGAAAAGAAAGTTTAA